Within the Pseudoxanthomonas sp. YR558 genome, the region ATCGAGCGCGCGCGCGACCGTCGCCAGCACGTCGTCGACGCGGCGGTCCCAAGTCTGTGCAGCGACGGCGGCCACGCGGGCCTCGGCGGCGGCGGCGCTGTCGTCGGCCAAGGCCTGATCGAGCGCACCGAGGAAGCTCTCGCGGTCTTCGGCGATGCGGACCCACTGCGCGAACTTCGCGATCTCGGGGTTGTATGTGCTCACCACCGGTTTGCCGGTGGCCAGGTATTCACGCAACTTCAGCGGATTGGCGTTGGCGACCTGGCGATTCATCCGGTACGGGATGATCGCGGCATCGAAGGCTTTCGCCCAGGTCGGCAGCGTGGCATAGGGTTGCGGGCCGGCGAGGCGCACGTTAGGCAGCGCGCGTAGCGCGGACACGTCGGCGGCGGCGTGGCCCACCAGCAGGAAGCTCCACTGCGGCCGCGCCTGCGCCAGCCAGGCGATCAGTTCGATGTCGATCCACTCGTGCAACGAACCGATGTAGCCGATCACCGGACCGTTCAGCCCGCGTGCGCCCTCGGCGATAGGGGTTTCCGGCGCGCGCGCCGTCAGGAACAGGTCCAGGTCCACGCCGTGCGGCGCATAGGTGGTGGTTGGGTTGATCGCCTGCTTGATGGGCAGCAAGGCGGGCGGCGCGACGAACAACTGGTCGGCTTCACGGCTCAACGCATCGTCGCGGCGACCGATCAGGTCGGCATCCACGCCAGGATGCGCGGCATAGTCGTCGATGCAGTAGTACACGCAGAAATCCTCGCCCAGCCGGTGGGCCAGGAACCCCGGGTGTGGTACCACGAACCACGAGAGATAGCGGTCGATGCCGGTCTTGCGTATCGCACGGCGAACGGCCCAACGGCTGAACACGCGATTGAAGGCATCGACGCCGGGAATGCGGCGGAACGGCAGCTGCGGGACCGTGCAGTGCCACAAGCCCTCGCGCACCTGCACAGGCGGCTTGAGCGCGGCCGTCAGCTTGCGCCATGCGCGCTTGAGGTCGCGTCCGGAGGTGGTGGGTGCGCGCATGCCGGGCGAATCCACGTAGAGCACGGGCATCCGTTGCGCCAGGCAGGTCGCGACGTGATGGCTGCTGGTGCGGTTCTCCGCGTTCCAGTCATTGCCGAAATACACCACGCCACGCCCCTGTAGGGCGGCCGAGGGGTCACTCATCGCGCCACCAGGCGATCAGCCAAGCGGTGCCGCCATGGTGGATCCAGGTTTTCTGCAGGCCGGGAATGGCCTCCACGTGCGGCCCCACGCGGCCACAGGCCGGCGCGAAGAACGTCACCAGACCGCAACGGCCCAGGTGGCGCATGCGGGCGATCGTCGCGGCGGGGTCGCTGAGGTAATAGAGCACTTCGCACGCGGTGACCAGGTCGAAGCGATGGCGTTCTTCGCCCCACGGTTGCTGGAACAGGTCGGCGGCGGCGAAGTGGGCCTGGGGTAGCCGCACGCGGGCGCGCTCGATCGCGGCGGGGCTGACGTCGAGCCCGTACTGTTCGTCGCTGAGCTTGGCCAGGTACTGCGTCTGGTGGCCTTCACCGCAGCCGATCTCCAGCACGGAGCCGACACGGCCGAACGCCTGCTCGATCACCCGGTTGGTCGCCTCGAAGCGCGCACGCTCCATCGGCGACTCCATGTTCCAGGGGTCCGGCATGCGGTACGCCAGTTCCAGGCGCGCATGGTTGTCGTTGCCGCCCACGCCGCGCAGGGCGTACTTCATCCACAGACGGCGCTGGGCCTTCCTCAGCAGTTTGGCGGTATCGCTCCACATGTCCCTGTCTCCTTCGCCGTCGTCGTTCAACCGCACGTGGCCGCGCCGTGCGGACCTTCGCTCGCCTGGTGCGCGGAGTCGCGGCCTACCTCGAGCGGCTGCGCAGGCGCGCTGTACCAGCCGGTGACTTTGCCGCACTCGAAATCGACCCAGGATGGCCCGTACTGCCAGCGCGCGGCGTGTTCGGTGGTCGGCTCGCCCAGGATCCGTCGCGCCTGGTCGAGGTCCATGCCCAGTTCGAGCTGCTTCGGCGAACGTGGCTGCCATGCGGCGGACGCGCTGTCGCCGGGGGCCCCTGGATCCAGGGTCGGAATCGAGGTGCGGTTCGCACCCAGCCAGTAGAGCAGGGCAGCCAGCAAGGCGCCGAGCAACAGATAACGGCGGCGCGAACGCGGCGGTTCGAAGCCGTCGTCTTCTACTGGCATCGCGGGTGCGATCCGCTCCAGGCGCGGCGCCTGCGGACGCTGCGGCGCGATCGGAGCGCCCGGCAGGCGACCGTGCACGCGGTGGAATTCCATCGCCGATTCGTACAGGCGATTCAGCCGTTGCAGGCGCGGCAGGTCGGAAGCCTGGCCCTGCGTGTCGGGGTGGAGCAAGGCCACACGCCGACGATAGGCCTGCTTGAAGGCGGCCATGCCGCATTCGGCATTCAGCCCCAGCTCTTCGTACATGCTGACGAAGTCGGTATCGTCCGACATCAGTGCCGCGCCCCTGTATCGCTGCCCACGCCGTAGCGGCGCATGATTTCTGCTTTCCCCATTCATACGTGATACGGGGGCCGATCCGGCCAGCCCGTGGACTGGCCGCTGAGAGGTGCTTTCTGCGTATTCAGGGGCACAGGCAAGGTTGCCGAAACTGCGGAAGATGATGACCAGGGGATCATCGATAAGCGTGGCCGCGCGCGTCGGGCGCCGGCAGTTGCTGGCCCGATGGTGCCATCGGCTGGGCGCGCTGCCGTTCCTGCAGCGGGTGCGGCCGAAGGCGCACGGCGAGCTGCGCGTGCTCGCCTACCACCGGGTGCTGGAGTCGCAGGACCCGCAGGGCTTCAGCTTCGATCCGGAGCTCATCAGCGCGTCGGCGGAGGATTTCCGCCAGCAGATGCAGCACCTGAAGACCCATTTCGTGCCCATGCGTTTCGATCAGGTCGTGGATCTGATCGAGCAGGGCAAGCCGCTGCCCGAAGGCGCAGCGCTGGTGACCTTTGACGACGGCTACGACGACAACTACCGCATCGCCTTCCCCATCCTGCGCGAGCTGGGCATGTCGGCGATGTTCTTCGTGTCTACCGGCCACATCGATTCGGGCCGGCCTTACGCCTACGACTGGCTGGTGCACATGCTGTGCTCGGCGCCGGCCGGCACGCGCGTGCACGTGCCCGAGCTGGACGTGGACTGGACGGTCGAAGCGGACCTGCCCGACCGCCGCCGCCAGGCAGCCGACCTGCTGTACCGCGTGAAGCTGCTGGACGACGACGGCCAGGCGGCGCTCGTCGCGCGCCTGGAATCGGACTGGGGCATCCCGCGTGCGGCCGGGCACCCGGACTGCAAGCCTATGACCTGGGACCAGCTGCGCGAAATGCAGCGCGGCGGTATGGAGATCGGCTCGCATGGCGTGGACCACCGCATGCTGGCCAAGCTGCCGCTGGACCGGATGGTGGCCGAGGTGCAGGGCTCCAAGGACGCGCTGGAGCGCGAGCTGGGCGTACCCGTGCAGGTCATCTCCTACCCGGTGGGTGGCCCGGATGCGTTCAACCACGACACCGTCGAAGCCGTGCGTTCGGCCGGGTTCCGCCTGGCCTGCAGCTACGTGGCCGGCATCGGTCGGCTCGGGCCGCGCACCCAGTTCTCGCTTCCCCGGCTGCCGGTGGAGCGCCACATGGACATGCCATGGTTCAAGGCCATGATGGCGATGCCGGAATTGTTCACCTACGCCTCGCGATTGCGCACAGGCTGAGGCACGGGAGCGACAGGGGATCATGTTCTTTTTCATGTTGTTGTACCTCGTCCTGGTGCTGATCAGGCCCCAGGACTACCCGGCGGTGGCCGAATCACCGGGCCCGCCCATGCAGTCGATCGCGCTGGTGCTGGCGGCCGGACTGTTCCTGTTTTCGCAGCGCAAGTCGTTCAACCAGCCGCAATTCCTGCTGATTCCGATATTCCTGTTCATCGCCATGGTGTCCAAGGTGGTGAACGGTTGGGCGGGCGGTGCCTTGTTCGTCTTCTTCGTTTTCGCGCCGGTGCTGCTGGCCTACGTGCTGCTGGCCAACACGGTGGATACGCGTGCGCGGATGCAGGCGGTCATGTCGGTGTTCGTCATTTGCGCGTCGGTGCTGGCGGTGCACGGCATCGACCAGGCCAGCACGGGCATCGGCTGGACCGGCGTCGAGCTCTCGCAGGGCACGCGCATCCAGTACGTGGGCATCTTCAACGACCCCAACGACCTCGGCCTGCTGTTCGTGATGTGCCTGCCGATGGCCTTCTACCTGAGCTCGCGGGGAGGCTGGCTCGGGTTGAAGCGCCTGTTCTGGTGGACCGCGATCGTGCTGCTGGTCTGGGGCTGTTATCTGACCAATTCCCGCGGCACGCTGCTGGCGCTGGTGGCCATGCTGGGCGTGTACATCTGGCGCACGCGCGGCATCTTCTGGGCGAGCCTGCTGGGCGCCGGTGCGCTGGGTGGGCTGATGATGCTGCCCTCGCGCATGCAGGAGATGGACGTTTCCGAGGCCTCGGCGATGGGGCGCGTGGAATCTTGGTACGAAGGCATCCAGATGTTCATCGGCAGTCCGGTGTTCGGCATCGGCGCGGGTGGCTACTCGGACCTGCATGAGCTGACCGCGCACAACTCCTTCGTGCTGGTGCTGGCCGAGACCGGCATCGTCGGCTTCACCGTTTGGCTGGCGATCGTGGGGTACTGCTTCCGGATGATGATGGCCATCGTGAACCGCGAGGACGACATCATCGACGACGTGCCGATGGACGTACCCGACGAGGTTGCGCTGAAAGAGTGGCGCACGGACAAGACGCTGAGCCTGTGCATGCTGATTTCGCTGGTGGGCTTCTTCACCGCGGCGTTCTTCCTCAGCCGCAGCTACGTGGTGATCCTGTACCTGCTGGTGGCGATGGTCGTCGGCCACTACACGCGCATGCGCAATACGTACCCCAGCCTTCCGGCGTTCTCGTTGGAGAAGGACATCATCCGTTGGCCCGCCTACGCCGTAATCGGCGTTATCGGCCTGTATCTGACCGTCAAGGTCCTGTTGGCGATGGCATGAACGAACGCTCGCGCACGCTCAGCAACACCCTGTTCTCCTCGGTGGGCATGTACACCGAGTACGTGCTCGGCATGCTCACGTCCATCATCATCGCCCGTCACCTGGGCCCGGACGGATTCGGTACCTACAGCCTGGTCATCTGGCTGGTCGCGATGGGCGTGGCAACGACCAATTCGGGCACGGCCAGCGCGGCGATCAAGTTCGTCGCCGAACTGCGGGGCGCGGGGCATCTGGAGCAGATCCCGTACGTGCTGAGCTACCTGCGGAAAGCGCAGCGGGTGTTCATGTTGTTCGTGCTGTTGGCGGGCGCCGCGTTGTTCATCTTCGCCGGCGACCATGTCGCCCCGGGCATGAACCACACGCTGCTGCTCGGCTTCCTGATCGTGGGCGTGGCGCTGCGTTCGTCGTACATGTTCAACATCGGCGTGGCGAAGGGATTCGAGAACTTCCGCGCGACGGCGATCGTGGCGCTTGTCTCGACACCGATC harbors:
- a CDS encoding class I SAM-dependent methyltransferase — its product is MWSDTAKLLRKAQRRLWMKYALRGVGGNDNHARLELAYRMPDPWNMESPMERARFEATNRVIEQAFGRVGSVLEIGCGEGHQTQYLAKLSDEQYGLDVSPAAIERARVRLPQAHFAAADLFQQPWGEERHRFDLVTACEVLYYLSDPAATIARMRHLGRCGLVTFFAPACGRVGPHVEAIPGLQKTWIHHGGTAWLIAWWRDE
- a CDS encoding J domain-containing protein, with product MSDDTDFVSMYEELGLNAECGMAAFKQAYRRRVALLHPDTQGQASDLPRLQRLNRLYESAMEFHRVHGRLPGAPIAPQRPQAPRLERIAPAMPVEDDGFEPPRSRRRYLLLGALLAALLYWLGANRTSIPTLDPGAPGDSASAAWQPRSPKQLELGMDLDQARRILGEPTTEHAARWQYGPSWVDFECGKVTGWYSAPAQPLEVGRDSAHQASEGPHGAATCG
- a CDS encoding polysaccharide deacetylase family protein, whose protein sequence is MAARVGRRQLLARWCHRLGALPFLQRVRPKAHGELRVLAYHRVLESQDPQGFSFDPELISASAEDFRQQMQHLKTHFVPMRFDQVVDLIEQGKPLPEGAALVTFDDGYDDNYRIAFPILRELGMSAMFFVSTGHIDSGRPYAYDWLVHMLCSAPAGTRVHVPELDVDWTVEADLPDRRRQAADLLYRVKLLDDDGQAALVARLESDWGIPRAAGHPDCKPMTWDQLREMQRGGMEIGSHGVDHRMLAKLPLDRMVAEVQGSKDALERELGVPVQVISYPVGGPDAFNHDTVEAVRSAGFRLACSYVAGIGRLGPRTQFSLPRLPVERHMDMPWFKAMMAMPELFTYASRLRTG
- a CDS encoding O-antigen ligase family protein, coding for MFFFMLLYLVLVLIRPQDYPAVAESPGPPMQSIALVLAAGLFLFSQRKSFNQPQFLLIPIFLFIAMVSKVVNGWAGGALFVFFVFAPVLLAYVLLANTVDTRARMQAVMSVFVICASVLAVHGIDQASTGIGWTGVELSQGTRIQYVGIFNDPNDLGLLFVMCLPMAFYLSSRGGWLGLKRLFWWTAIVLLVWGCYLTNSRGTLLALVAMLGVYIWRTRGIFWASLLGAGALGGLMMLPSRMQEMDVSEASAMGRVESWYEGIQMFIGSPVFGIGAGGYSDLHELTAHNSFVLVLAETGIVGFTVWLAIVGYCFRMMMAIVNREDDIIDDVPMDVPDEVALKEWRTDKTLSLCMLISLVGFFTAAFFLSRSYVVILYLLVAMVVGHYTRMRNTYPSLPAFSLEKDIIRWPAYAVIGVIGLYLTVKVLLAMA
- a CDS encoding glycosyltransferase, translating into MSDPSAALQGRGVVYFGNDWNAENRTSSHHVATCLAQRMPVLYVDSPGMRAPTTSGRDLKRAWRKLTAALKPPVQVREGLWHCTVPQLPFRRIPGVDAFNRVFSRWAVRRAIRKTGIDRYLSWFVVPHPGFLAHRLGEDFCVYYCIDDYAAHPGVDADLIGRRDDALSREADQLFVAPPALLPIKQAINPTTTYAPHGVDLDLFLTARAPETPIAEGARGLNGPVIGYIGSLHEWIDIELIAWLAQARPQWSFLLVGHAAADVSALRALPNVRLAGPQPYATLPTWAKAFDAAIIPYRMNRQVANANPLKLREYLATGKPVVSTYNPEIAKFAQWVRIAEDRESFLGALDQALADDSAAAAEARVAAVAAQTWDRRVDDVLATVARALDGR